In Candidatus Sulfurimonas marisnigri, a single genomic region encodes these proteins:
- a CDS encoding adenylosuccinate synthase — protein sequence MMKADLIVGIQWGDEGKGKIVDRLAKEYDMVCRSQGGHNAGHTIWVDGVKFALHLIPSGVLNPQAINVIGNGVVLSPEALIKEMKQFEGLEGRLFISDKAHLNLPYHALIDQAKERLKGEKAIGTTGKGIGPAYSDKINRVGFRVGELLNPPKLCAMILEYFEQNRAIFDIYEIPTPSADELLTELDGYREKLEPLITDTTQMVWKALDEENKRVLLEGAQGTMLDIDHGTYPYVTSSATVSAGACTGLGINPKDIGKVTGIVKAYCTRVGNGPFPSEDFGEDGIRLGEQGKEFGTTTGRARRCGWFDAVATRYASRLNGCDELALMKLDVLDGFDEVKVCIAYELDGKTIDYLPSNLEDVTPIYKSFKGWDKSVGARTWDELPASAQDFVKIIEDISKTKVGIISTSPERDDTIIL from the coding sequence ATGATGAAAGCAGATTTAATAGTAGGTATACAGTGGGGTGATGAGGGAAAAGGAAAGATAGTTGATAGACTTGCAAAAGAGTATGACATGGTTTGTAGAAGCCAAGGTGGGCACAATGCTGGCCATACTATATGGGTTGATGGTGTAAAGTTTGCACTTCATTTAATCCCTTCAGGTGTTTTAAATCCACAGGCCATAAATGTTATAGGTAATGGTGTTGTTCTTTCTCCAGAGGCTCTCATAAAAGAGATGAAGCAGTTTGAAGGTTTAGAGGGGCGTCTTTTTATCTCTGATAAAGCTCACTTAAATCTTCCGTATCATGCACTTATTGACCAAGCAAAAGAGAGATTAAAGGGCGAAAAAGCAATCGGTACTACCGGTAAAGGGATAGGACCTGCATATTCAGACAAAATCAATCGTGTTGGATTTAGAGTTGGTGAGTTGTTAAATCCTCCAAAACTTTGTGCAATGATTTTAGAATATTTTGAGCAAAATAGAGCTATTTTTGATATTTACGAAATTCCAACACCAAGTGCTGATGAATTACTTACTGAACTAGATGGTTATAGAGAAAAACTTGAGCCTTTAATAACTGATACAACTCAGATGGTTTGGAAAGCACTTGATGAAGAGAACAAAAGAGTGTTACTTGAGGGAGCTCAGGGAACTATGCTAGATATTGACCATGGAACATACCCTTATGTAACTTCAAGTGCAACAGTAAGTGCTGGCGCATGTACTGGACTGGGAATTAATCCTAAAGATATTGGCAAGGTTACAGGAATTGTAAAAGCCTACTGTACTCGTGTTGGTAATGGACCATTTCCTAGTGAAGACTTTGGAGAAGACGGCATAAGACTAGGCGAGCAAGGGAAGGAGTTTGGAACAACTACTGGTCGTGCAAGACGTTGTGGTTGGTTTGATGCAGTAGCAACAAGATATGCAAGCCGTCTGAATGGTTGCGATGAACTGGCTCTTATGAAACTTGATGTTTTAGATGGTTTTGATGAAGTTAAAGTTTGTATTGCTTATGAACTTGATGGTAAGACAATAGATTATCTTCCGTCAAACCTAGAAGATGTTACACCAATTTACAAATCTTTTAAAGGTTGGGATAAATCTGTTGGCGCTAGAACTTGGGATGAACTTCCAGCTTCTGCACAAGATTTTGTTAAAATTATTGAAGATATTTCTAAAACAAAAGTAGGTATCATATCTACTTCTCCCGAGAGAGACGACACGATAATATTATAA
- a CDS encoding undecaprenyl-diphosphate phosphatase produces the protein MTIFDSIILGIIEGFTEFLPISSTGHLIVASEFLGIDQNSVNKAYEVIIQFAAILAVVFNYKDKFTLKKIDLWSKVFLAFIPIGAVGFLFSSQIKELFSINIVAVMFIIGGIIFLIVERFFIKEQAQLIDDVEKVTVKQSLIIGFAQIFALIPGTSRAGSTIIGALLVGLSRKASAEFSFLLAFPVMSAVAAYDLLKYYKDFSDENLITLGVGFIVSFIVAYLTIKLFLAFLEKFTFVAFGIYRIIFGIILLVMFN, from the coding sequence ATGACAATATTTGATTCAATTATCTTAGGGATAATAGAGGGGTTTACAGAATTTTTGCCTATCTCTTCAACCGGTCATCTCATAGTAGCTAGCGAGTTTTTAGGGATTGATCAAAACAGCGTAAACAAAGCTTATGAAGTAATTATACAGTTTGCGGCTATTTTGGCTGTGGTGTTTAACTACAAAGATAAATTTACTCTCAAAAAAATAGATCTTTGGTCTAAAGTTTTTTTAGCATTTATACCTATAGGAGCTGTCGGATTTCTTTTCTCTTCGCAAATAAAAGAGCTTTTTAGTATCAATATCGTAGCTGTAATGTTTATAATTGGAGGAATTATTTTTCTCATTGTAGAGAGGTTTTTTATAAAAGAGCAAGCTCAACTAATAGATGATGTCGAGAAAGTTACAGTGAAACAATCTCTTATCATTGGTTTCGCTCAAATATTTGCACTTATTCCAGGAACAAGCAGGGCCGGTTCAACAATTATAGGAGCCCTTTTGGTGGGATTAAGCAGAAAAGCGAGTGCAGAGTTTAGCTTTTTGCTTGCTTTTCCAGTTATGAGTGCTGTAGCCGCATATGACCTGCTTAAGTACTATAAAGATTTTAGCGATGAAAACCTTATAACTTTGGGTGTTGGATTTATTGTCTCTTTTATAGTCGCATATCTGACAATAAAACTATTTTTAGCATTTTTGGAGAAGTTCACCTTTGTGGCATTTGGTATATACAGAATAATTTTTGGAATTATTCTATTGGTTATGTTCAACTAA
- the acsA gene encoding acetate--CoA ligase: MNEKWIEKNIDSFAVKPNLIDYEKEYKEFDWEKVESEFEGLRCGGLNIAHEAIDRHANSALSEKTALVWLGQNGERKTYTFGKMKKESAKFANVLKTLGLCKGERVFTLSSRIPELYISVIGILKNQNVLCPLFSQFGPQPILQRMQRGDAKVLLTTKKLYEKKIIPILEELPELRFILLLDSDEDESEKVLSYSRLMKKASDIFEIPHTDFGDMSILHFTSGTTGMPKGVVHVHKAVYTHWISGKYVLDLHVDDVYWCSADPGWVTGTSYGIITPWIHGVTNIVDEGEFDGARWYKTLQDEKVTVWYTAPTAIRRLMRIDSEPTEEYDLSHLRLILSVGEPLNPEAVIWGEKKLKLPIHDNWWQTETGGIMIANFISQTIRPGSMGRPLPGIEAGIILKNDDGSITEVTEPNKEGELAIKVGFPSLFRAYLHDQDKYDKCFVGDWYISGDLAYKDEDGYFWFVGRADDIIKTSGHMVGPFEVESTLMEHPAVAEAGVIGKPDELIGQLVKAFVSLKPGYEPSEELKRELIGFGRKKLGVAVAPKEIEFQENLPKTRSGKIMRRLLKAREMGLPEGDTSTLED; the protein is encoded by the coding sequence ATGAATGAGAAGTGGATTGAGAAAAATATAGATAGCTTTGCAGTTAAACCAAACCTGATTGATTACGAAAAAGAGTATAAAGAGTTTGACTGGGAAAAGGTAGAAAGTGAGTTTGAAGGGCTTCGCTGTGGTGGTTTAAACATTGCACATGAAGCTATTGACAGACATGCAAACAGTGCCCTTTCAGAAAAAACAGCTTTAGTATGGCTTGGTCAAAATGGAGAGAGAAAAACTTACACATTCGGCAAAATGAAAAAAGAGAGTGCAAAATTTGCCAATGTTTTAAAAACTCTGGGGCTATGCAAGGGGGAGAGAGTCTTTACACTCTCTTCTCGCATACCTGAACTATATATCTCAGTTATAGGGATACTCAAAAACCAAAATGTTCTCTGTCCTCTGTTTTCGCAGTTTGGTCCACAACCTATACTTCAACGGATGCAAAGAGGCGATGCAAAAGTCCTTCTAACTACAAAAAAACTTTATGAAAAAAAAATTATTCCTATTTTAGAGGAGTTGCCAGAGCTGCGTTTTATATTGCTTCTTGATTCTGATGAGGATGAGAGTGAAAAGGTACTCTCATATTCACGTCTGATGAAAAAAGCCTCTGATATATTTGAGATTCCCCATACCGACTTTGGAGATATGTCAATTTTACACTTCACAAGCGGCACTACCGGTATGCCAAAGGGGGTTGTACATGTACATAAAGCTGTTTACACACACTGGATTAGCGGTAAATATGTACTTGACCTACATGTAGACGATGTTTACTGGTGCAGCGCTGATCCCGGCTGGGTCACAGGAACATCATACGGCATCATTACCCCTTGGATTCATGGAGTTACAAATATTGTCGATGAGGGTGAGTTTGACGGGGCAAGGTGGTACAAAACACTCCAAGATGAGAAGGTAACTGTTTGGTACACCGCTCCTACAGCAATTCGCCGACTTATGAGGATAGATTCTGAACCTACTGAGGAGTATGACCTCTCTCATCTTCGACTTATACTGAGTGTTGGCGAGCCGTTAAACCCTGAGGCGGTTATCTGGGGAGAAAAGAAACTTAAACTTCCCATTCATGATAACTGGTGGCAGACGGAGACCGGTGGAATTATGATTGCAAACTTTATCTCACAAACTATTCGCCCTGGTTCAATGGGTAGACCTCTTCCCGGCATTGAGGCTGGCATTATTCTTAAAAACGATGATGGCAGTATTACAGAGGTCACAGAGCCAAACAAAGAGGGTGAGTTGGCGATTAAAGTTGGGTTTCCCTCTTTGTTTAGAGCTTATCTGCATGATCAAGACAAATATGACAAATGTTTTGTTGGAGATTGGTACATCTCCGGTGACTTGGCATATAAAGACGAAGATGGGTACTTTTGGTTTGTCGGTCGGGCGGATGATATCATCAAAACCTCCGGTCATATGGTTGGTCCTTTTGAGGTTGAGAGTACACTTATGGAGCACCCAGCGGTGGCAGAAGCTGGAGTTATCGGCAAGCCTGATGAGCTTATTGGTCAGCTTGTAAAAGCCTTTGTATCTCTAAAACCAGGTTATGAGCCCAGTGAGGAGCTAAAACGTGAACTCATTGGTTTCGGGCGTAAAAAACTCGGGGTTGCTGTAGCACCAAAAGAGATAGAGTTTCAGGAAAACCTCCCAAAGACCAGAAGCGGAAAGATTATGCGCAGACTGCTCAAAGCAAGAGAGATGGGACTACCTGAGGGTGACACCTCAACACTTGAAGATTAA
- a CDS encoding lipoyl synthase — MNLKSWRLIYTGYGTAEHNLAIDEALLNNFKENDSPIFRLYRWKPSLSLGRFSNVRETLDLEALDNKNISYVRRMTGGGVLVHGGDLSYSLILPRESFKDVGVKKSYRYLCKFLIEFYKRLGLSASFAYDLKLDISKSDICMVANEPYDIVIDGKKIGGNAQRYTSKTLFQHGSIPVSLDETFLKEAFLKDLGDVSTLNKIGIKATDKQLSQLLVESFSQTFKVNMVSDTLRIEEQMSADELLENKYTLKTWNKGAKHVTSKPQWLHKKIRPSINAELEFIFTDTHVNTVCQEAMCPNISECFSQKLATFLILGTLCTRTCSFCAVAKGKPMPLDINEPENVAQTVKRLGLQHVVITSPTRDDLIDGGAEHFCKTVRAIKAVDDSIVVELLIPDMRENKDSLKLIAKSGAEIIGHNLETVPRLYHVRKGSEYRRSLRVLKLLASLNPDIAIKSGIMLGFGERDEEVETLMHELLDAGCNYLSIGQFLSPSNNHTPVVEYSLPERFENFKNSGMNMGFAHIKSSPYTRSSYMAHEYLEVGV; from the coding sequence ATGAATCTTAAATCATGGCGACTAATTTATACCGGATATGGAACTGCTGAGCATAATTTGGCAATTGATGAAGCTCTTTTAAATAACTTTAAAGAGAATGATTCGCCGATTTTTAGACTCTACAGATGGAAGCCATCTTTGAGTCTTGGGAGGTTTTCAAATGTTAGAGAGACTCTTGATTTAGAGGCTCTTGACAATAAAAATATCTCATACGTTCGTCGTATGACAGGCGGGGGTGTTTTAGTTCATGGCGGAGATCTCTCTTACTCTTTGATTTTGCCAAGAGAGAGTTTTAAAGATGTAGGGGTAAAAAAAAGTTACCGTTACTTATGCAAATTTCTTATTGAGTTTTATAAAAGGTTAGGGCTAAGTGCAAGTTTTGCTTATGATTTGAAACTTGATATCTCAAAATCAGATATATGCATGGTAGCCAATGAGCCTTATGACATTGTAATAGATGGCAAAAAAATTGGCGGTAATGCCCAACGCTACACTTCTAAAACACTTTTTCAGCATGGGAGCATTCCGGTTAGCTTGGACGAAACATTTCTAAAAGAGGCTTTTTTAAAAGATTTAGGGGATGTAAGCACATTAAATAAAATAGGGATAAAAGCAACAGACAAGCAGTTATCCCAGTTGCTCGTAGAGAGTTTTTCTCAAACTTTTAAGGTCAATATGGTTTCTGATACTCTAAGAATAGAAGAACAGATGAGCGCAGATGAGCTTTTAGAAAATAAATACACTCTCAAAACATGGAATAAAGGTGCTAAGCATGTTACATCAAAACCGCAATGGTTGCATAAAAAAATCAGACCAAGTATTAATGCTGAGTTAGAGTTTATATTTACAGATACTCATGTAAATACAGTCTGCCAAGAGGCGATGTGCCCAAATATAAGCGAGTGTTTCTCTCAAAAACTAGCCACATTTTTGATTTTAGGAACACTATGCACCCGTACATGTAGCTTTTGTGCGGTGGCAAAAGGAAAACCGATGCCACTTGATATAAACGAGCCTGAAAATGTAGCACAAACAGTAAAGCGACTTGGATTACAACATGTAGTAATTACAAGCCCGACTAGAGATGATTTAATCGATGGTGGAGCTGAACATTTTTGTAAAACTGTAAGAGCCATTAAAGCAGTTGATGACTCGATTGTAGTAGAGTTACTCATTCCGGACATGAGAGAAAATAAAGATTCTTTAAAACTCATTGCCAAGAGCGGAGCAGAAATTATAGGACACAACCTAGAGACTGTTCCAAGGCTCTACCATGTACGAAAAGGGTCAGAGTACAGGCGTTCGCTGCGGGTGTTAAAATTGTTAGCATCATTAAATCCTGATATTGCAATAAAAAGTGGGATTATGCTCGGTTTTGGAGAGAGAGATGAAGAGGTTGAGACTCTTATGCATGAGCTGTTGGATGCCGGTTGCAACTATCTAAGCATAGGCCAGTTTTTGTCACCGTCAAATAATCATACACCTGTAGTAGAATACTCTCTGCCTGAGAGATTTGAGAATTTTAAAAACAGTGGAATGAATATGGGTTTTGCTCATATAAAAAGTTCACCATACACTCGAAGCAGTTATATGGCTCATGAATATTTAGAAGTGGGAGTTTAG
- a CDS encoding pyridoxal-phosphate-dependent aminotransferase family protein, which yields MLLFTPGPTPVPQNVRNAMSDETMHHRTPEFEAIFEQTRKHLFNLFKSDEVVMLSSSGTGAMEAAVINLCHKTLLNVNSGKFGERFGKIAIAHGLGSVEIKNEWNTPVSVEAVVEAVKANSEIDAIAVQISESAGGLRHPVEELAKAVKKINPNIMIIADGITAVGVEKIDISNIDCLIAGSQKALMLPPGLSILGLSSLAIEKIGAGRGYYLNLASEIKNQKKNTTAYTAATTLIIGLLEVLKTIEKDGGIEKLYETTALRAKAVEASLEALGLHVYPAVPALSMTTIDDENASQIRKVLQEEFAVNVAGGQDHLNGKIFRINQMGLIPVYEMAWVVNSVELALAKLGHRVYDGTANKVFNEIYFKIGK from the coding sequence ATGTTACTTTTTACTCCTGGACCAACTCCAGTACCTCAAAATGTCCGCAACGCTATGAGCGATGAGACTATGCACCATCGTACACCAGAATTTGAAGCTATTTTTGAACAAACCAGAAAACACCTTTTTAATCTTTTTAAGAGTGATGAAGTAGTAATGTTAAGCTCTAGCGGCACAGGTGCTATGGAAGCAGCCGTTATAAATTTATGCCATAAAACACTTTTAAATGTAAACTCTGGAAAATTTGGGGAGCGATTTGGAAAGATTGCAATAGCGCACGGTCTTGGTAGTGTTGAGATAAAAAATGAGTGGAATACTCCTGTTAGCGTTGAAGCAGTAGTTGAAGCTGTTAAAGCAAACAGTGAAATAGATGCTATCGCAGTTCAGATTAGTGAATCTGCAGGCGGTCTTCGTCACCCTGTAGAAGAGCTTGCAAAAGCTGTAAAAAAGATAAATCCAAATATTATGATAATTGCTGATGGAATCACAGCAGTTGGCGTTGAAAAAATTGATATATCAAATATTGATTGTCTTATAGCAGGTAGCCAAAAGGCACTTATGCTTCCTCCGGGACTCTCTATTTTGGGCTTAAGCAGTTTGGCTATTGAAAAAATCGGTGCAGGAAGAGGTTACTATCTAAACCTCGCTTCAGAGATAAAAAATCAGAAAAAAAACACAACGGCATATACAGCTGCAACTACTTTGATTATCGGTCTTTTGGAAGTTTTAAAGACAATAGAAAAAGATGGCGGAATTGAAAAGCTTTATGAGACTACAGCTTTAAGGGCTAAAGCAGTAGAGGCTTCCCTTGAAGCTCTCGGTCTTCATGTATATCCTGCTGTTCCTGCTTTATCAATGACAACAATTGATGATGAAAATGCTTCACAAATCAGAAAGGTTTTACAAGAAGAGTTTGCTGTAAATGTAGCTGGAGGACAAGACCATTTAAATGGAAAAATATTCCGCATTAATCAAATGGGTCTTATTCCTGTTTATGAGATGGCTTGGGTTGTAAATTCTGTAGAACTCGCTCTTGCAAAACTAGGGCATAGAGTCTATGATGGAACAGCAAACAAAGTTTTTAATGAAATATATTTCAAGATTGGTAAATAG
- a CDS encoding protein-L-isoaspartate O-methyltransferase family protein, with the protein MRTNNNLVDHLINTGALYSSNITEAFENIDRVDFVLNPADSDVYEDYPLPIGHGQTISQPTTVAMMLEMLEPKKGQKILDIGSGSGWTTALLSYIVGSDGYVTGVERVGDLVKFGNKNLGKYGFKNTKIIQSGDKLGVVGEKFDCILVSAAADEFPKELAEQLKVGGKLVIPIRSSIYEITKNKDGKLEGCEHYGFAFVPLIF; encoded by the coding sequence ATGAGAACAAACAATAATTTAGTTGACCACCTTATAAATACAGGTGCTCTTTATTCGAGCAATATTACAGAGGCTTTTGAGAACATAGATAGAGTTGATTTTGTTTTAAACCCGGCTGACTCTGATGTTTATGAGGATTACCCTCTTCCGATAGGCCACGGGCAGACTATATCTCAGCCAACAACAGTGGCTATGATGCTGGAGATGCTGGAGCCTAAAAAGGGACAAAAGATACTGGATATAGGGAGCGGATCAGGCTGGACAACAGCACTTCTTAGCTATATCGTAGGCAGTGACGGTTATGTAACTGGAGTGGAAAGAGTTGGTGATCTTGTAAAATTTGGGAATAAAAACTTGGGAAAATATGGATTTAAAAATACAAAAATTATTCAATCAGGAGATAAGCTAGGGGTAGTTGGTGAAAAATTTGATTGTATCTTAGTCTCAGCAGCAGCCGATGAATTTCCAAAAGAGTTGGCAGAGCAGTTAAAAGTTGGCGGAAAACTTGTAATTCCAATAAGAAGTTCGATTTATGAAATAACTAAAAATAAGGATGGCAAACTTGAGGGTTGTGAACACTACGGTTTTGCATTTGTTCCACTAATTTTTTAA
- the lpdA gene encoding dihydrolipoyl dehydrogenase: MREYEVVVIGGGPGGYQAALELGKAGVKTLLIERCKEKIGGTCLNVGCIPTKNYLHTASFISKISYFEQMGLSLDYKGLNLVQLKEKTTALITEIRTGVLWMLEQSKVELLYASASFVDANRVEADGEMIAFEKCIIATGSRVRELPQLPIDSSSIISSNDVFKLNNIPKSIAIVGVGPIGCEFATFFSALGVEVTLIGRSTQLLPSEDEDVSKALLRVFKKSSINVLTSSIIEKVKVNKDEVELFLNDTQESIKCELVLSATGRIPNTGGVNLENAGVKMDERGYIEVSPSFQTSQENIYAVGDCIDTPAYAHTAYAEAKIVAKNIVSNESKTNTHIIPATIFTNPQIASCGLKEREANEQGIEIEVKKAFFKVNSKAKINGDDSGFAKLIVCAKSGVILGAVIIGVEATEIIHEIVLCVEKKITIGELRMIIHAHPTVSEIITYI; the protein is encoded by the coding sequence ATGAGAGAGTACGAAGTTGTTGTAATCGGAGGCGGACCGGGAGGATACCAAGCAGCACTTGAGCTTGGTAAAGCGGGCGTAAAAACTTTGCTTATAGAGAGGTGCAAGGAGAAAATAGGGGGAACATGCCTGAATGTGGGGTGTATACCAACTAAAAATTATCTTCATACAGCTTCATTTATATCTAAAATCTCATACTTTGAGCAGATGGGACTTAGTCTGGATTACAAGGGTTTAAATCTTGTGCAACTAAAAGAGAAAACAACAGCCCTGATAACTGAGATTAGAACAGGTGTGCTTTGGATGCTGGAGCAGTCAAAGGTTGAGTTACTTTATGCAAGTGCAAGCTTTGTGGATGCAAACAGAGTTGAAGCTGACGGTGAGATGATTGCATTTGAGAAGTGCATTATAGCAACAGGTTCACGAGTTCGTGAGTTGCCACAGTTGCCGATTGATTCGAGCTCTATAATCTCCAGTAATGATGTTTTTAAATTAAATAACATTCCAAAATCTATTGCTATTGTAGGAGTAGGTCCAATAGGGTGTGAATTTGCCACATTTTTTAGTGCCTTGGGAGTGGAGGTGACCTTGATAGGACGAAGCACGCAACTTCTGCCAAGTGAAGATGAAGATGTCTCTAAGGCACTTCTAAGGGTATTTAAAAAATCAAGTATCAATGTTTTAACCTCTTCTATCATAGAAAAAGTCAAGGTGAATAAAGATGAGGTGGAGCTATTTTTAAACGATACTCAAGAGAGCATTAAATGCGAGCTGGTGCTTAGTGCAACAGGACGCATTCCCAATACTGGCGGGGTAAACCTTGAAAATGCAGGTGTAAAAATGGATGAAAGAGGATATATTGAGGTTTCTCCATCATTTCAGACATCCCAAGAGAATATTTACGCTGTTGGTGACTGTATAGATACACCAGCATATGCTCATACCGCCTATGCAGAAGCTAAGATTGTTGCAAAAAATATTGTTAGTAATGAATCAAAAACAAATACCCATATTATCCCAGCTACCATTTTTACAAACCCTCAAATTGCAAGTTGTGGTCTTAAAGAGAGAGAAGCAAACGAGCAGGGCATTGAGATTGAAGTAAAAAAAGCCTTTTTTAAAGTCAACTCAAAAGCCAAAATCAACGGTGACGATTCTGGCTTTGCCAAACTTATAGTTTGTGCTAAAAGCGGTGTGATTCTAGGTGCTGTTATTATCGGGGTTGAAGCAACTGAGATTATTCATGAGATAGTCTTATGCGTAGAGAAAAAGATTACTATAGGTGAGCTTAGGATGATAATACATGCACATCCTACCGTGTCAGAGATAATTACATATATTTAA
- a CDS encoding ATP phosphoribosyltransferase regulatory subunit, which translates to MILEHEIPNGSKLYFGKSAKAKREIESIASTILSNNGFEEIVTPIFSYHQHLSIADEKKLVKVNDENNNAISIRADSTIDVVRIIEKRLGRNTQHKKWFYIQPVFTYPTTEQYQVGVEFMDEKKLSSVLNIAVDIFDNLEVAPLIQISNMRIPQILVNMFDELTLDDFRHVNIEKFLNLKVEWLEKLVYLQHVEQVEELLEIVPAEVKTELLKMRELCFEIKCDKRVLAPMYYAKMLYYDELFFRAIDKNEVYARGGRYKNAEISSVGFAIYTDTLIETKVN; encoded by the coding sequence ATGATTTTAGAACACGAGATTCCTAACGGCTCGAAGCTTTACTTTGGTAAAAGTGCTAAAGCTAAAAGAGAGATAGAGAGTATTGCTAGCACGATATTGAGCAATAATGGATTTGAAGAGATTGTTACTCCAATTTTTTCATATCACCAACATCTAAGTATTGCTGACGAGAAAAAATTAGTGAAAGTAAATGATGAAAATAACAACGCAATCTCTATTAGAGCTGACTCTACAATCGATGTGGTTCGCATAATTGAGAAAAGACTCGGAAGAAATACACAGCATAAAAAGTGGTTTTACATACAGCCGGTTTTTACTTATCCAACAACAGAACAGTATCAGGTCGGTGTAGAGTTTATGGATGAGAAAAAACTATCAAGTGTTTTAAATATAGCAGTTGATATTTTTGACAATCTTGAAGTTGCTCCGCTGATTCAGATTTCAAATATGAGAATACCTCAGATATTAGTAAATATGTTTGATGAGCTGACTTTAGATGATTTTAGACATGTAAATATAGAGAAATTTTTAAACTTAAAAGTTGAGTGGTTGGAAAAACTTGTCTATCTTCAACATGTAGAACAAGTAGAAGAGCTACTTGAAATAGTGCCAGCTGAAGTAAAAACCGAACTTTTAAAAATGAGAGAGTTGTGTTTTGAAATCAAGTGTGATAAAAGGGTTTTGGCACCAATGTACTATGCAAAAATGCTCTATTATGATGAGCTGTTTTTCAGGGCAATAGATAAAAATGAAGTGTATGCAAGAGGCGGAAGATATAAAAATGCAGAGATAAGTTCTGTAGGTTTTGCAATTTATACAGATACATTAATAGAAACAAAAGTGAACTAA
- the pdhA gene encoding pyruvate dehydrogenase (acetyl-transferring) E1 component subunit alpha: protein MELDLTKAKEFYSKMLLIRRFEERCVEFYSKQKIRGFLHLYIGEEAIAVGIMNALTPEDAVLATYREHGQALAKGVSANSIMAELFGKQEGTSRGRGGSMHLFDANTRFYGGTAIVAGGLPLAVGMALADKMMKRNRVTVCMFGDGAVAEGEFHESLNLAALWNLPVLFVCENNRYAMGTALNLTESETDIYKKAASYKIDSKQIDGMDVVEVAKAASRAVEDIKDGKGPLFLECLTYRFRAHSMFDAELYREKVEVEEWKEKGPLVVFQKRLEEMGLWSEMDVKELEDEIKTIIDEAVEFAENGTLEPIEDLEKFVYSEVSNG, encoded by the coding sequence ATGGAACTTGATTTAACTAAAGCTAAAGAGTTTTACTCCAAAATGCTTTTGATTCGGCGATTTGAAGAGAGGTGCGTAGAGTTTTATTCTAAGCAAAAAATTCGTGGTTTTTTACATCTTTACATCGGTGAAGAGGCTATAGCAGTGGGAATTATGAATGCATTGACTCCAGAAGATGCTGTTCTTGCTACATATAGAGAACACGGACAAGCATTAGCAAAGGGAGTAAGTGCAAACAGCATCATGGCAGAGTTGTTTGGTAAGCAGGAGGGAACTTCTCGTGGACGAGGCGGTTCTATGCATCTTTTTGATGCAAATACACGATTTTATGGAGGTACTGCCATAGTTGCTGGTGGCTTACCTCTTGCTGTTGGAATGGCATTAGCAGATAAAATGATGAAACGTAATCGTGTAACAGTTTGTATGTTTGGCGATGGTGCAGTTGCTGAGGGTGAGTTTCATGAGTCGTTAAACTTGGCCGCATTATGGAATTTACCAGTTCTTTTTGTTTGTGAAAATAACCGTTATGCTATGGGAACTGCTTTAAATCTAACAGAGTCTGAAACAGATATTTATAAAAAGGCTGCCTCATACAAGATAGATTCAAAACAGATAGATGGAATGGATGTTGTAGAGGTGGCTAAAGCTGCTTCAAGGGCTGTAGAAGACATTAAAGATGGAAAAGGACCTCTGTTTCTTGAATGTCTTACTTACCGCTTTCGTGCCCACTCTATGTTTGATGCTGAACTATATCGGGAAAAAGTTGAAGTTGAGGAGTGGAAAGAAAAAGGTCCATTGGTTGTGTTTCAAAAGAGACTTGAAGAGATGGGACTATGGTCTGAGATGGATGTAAAAGAGCTTGAAGATGAAATAAAAACTATTATAGATGAAGCAGTAGAGTTTGCAGAGAATGGCACACTTGAACCTATAGAAGATTTAGAAAAATTTGTTTATTCGGAGGTGAGTAATGGATAA